The DNA sequence GCCGTCACACCGCAGTCGTGATGGTCATGGTCCCCAACACGTGGGACGATCCCCGCTTCGACGAATTCGCCGGGAAGATGGCTCGCCTCTACGGCGTTCCGATGATCGGCGCAACCCACCTGCAGGACGAGACGCTCAACTTCAAGAGCGACGAGCAGGCCATCGAGAACTTCAAGGCCGACGCGCTTGGCCGCGACGCCTCCGACGAGTTCGAAGCTCAGCCCGGCGAGACGCGCGCCGATAGAGCTGACGAGACTAGTCTAACCGAGGAGACCTTCACTGTCGAAGTAACCCCTGATTCCGATACTGATTATGACGAAGAGTAAGTACTCCGACCCGTTCAGCGACACTCGCCTCGGCCTAATCTACAGCGACCTCCGAACGCAGGGCGGTCAGGAGGAGGTCATCAGAATCCTGGCCGAAGCGCTCAACGCGCCAATCTACACCCTCGACTACGAGCCCGAGAAGTTCGACAAGAGAGCCCAAGAGGTCTTCCGCCACCGGGTTCGAAAGATTCCGCCCGAGGAAGGTGTCGGCGACAGTCCAACCGACTTCTTCGAGCCGCAGGGTGCAGAGTACAAACAGATTGCTAGCCTCTCGAATCTCCGGGAAGCAGATACCGACCGCATCGTCTGCGACGGACTAATCGCTATCTCGGTCAAGGGAGCTGTGATGGCCGAACACGCAGGCATTCCATACATCACGTTCCTCGACCACCCCGGGAAGGTCATCACGGACTACTTCTGGGAGACGCTCGACAACAAGGACCGCTGGCGCGACAAGCTCAAGTTCCTCAAGCGGCGCTGGGTCCACTCGCGCGCTTACAAACAGGCATGTCTCGATGGTGAGGGGATGATGGCCAACAGCGAGCGCACCAAGCAACTGGTCGTCGACGACTGGGGTTTCGACCCCGACGACATCGACGTGGTGTACCCACCTATCGACACCGAGAAGTTCACGCCGGGCGAACCCGAGCGCGACGTTCTCGACCTGAACCGGTACTTCCTCGCCCCGCAGCGAGTCGAGGCGTACAAGAACATCCACACGCTGGTCGAAGCCGCGAAACTCGCACAGGAACACCTCGTCATAGTCGGTACCGGAACGCTCGAATCCTACGTCCGGAAGGAAGCACAGTACTCGAAGTACGTCCACTATCTCGGGTACGTGGACGACGACGTTCTTCGGGACCTCTACCGGGATGCAACCGCGACCATGCAGGGCGTCCTTCGGGAGGACTTCGGGATGGTCCCCGTCGAGAGCATGGCTTGCGGCACGCCGTGCCTCCTCCCGGGGTCAGGCGGGTTCAACGAGACGGTGGGGCCGGGCTACGACGGCGACGTGGCCCCGACCCAGACCACGCCTCGCGGCCGACTTGTCGATCCCGAAGAGTTCGATCATTACGAGCTCGCCGGCGAGATGCAAGCATTCGATCCCGAAGAGTTCGACGCCGAGCATCTGGTCGAGACGGCCCAGCAGTACGACGTGGACAACTTCGTCTCGGGCATCGAGCGGAACCTCGACGCGCTCGACCTCTAATCGTCATGGCCATCAACGTTCCCCGCTCGGCGAACATCGACCGCGTGGTGCTGGTCTCCATCGATACGTTTCGGTGGTACTACCACCAGCCGTACCGCGAGCTGTACCCTCCGGGCGTCTGGTATCGAGGAGTTGCACAGGCGACGTTCACGCCGACGTCGCATGCCTCGATGTTCACTGGACAGAACCCACCACGTCACGGCGTACTGAACTTCGGTGATACGTATCGGGGCGACCACCTCCTGAAGGCTACCGATAGCGTCTCGTACTCGAACGCTGTGCATCCCGCAGGCCCGTTCACGCGGGGGTTCGAGCAGGGGACGGACGCGTACAAGCAGGTGGCGTTCTCGGCGTGGCATCCCGACCACGAACGGGTCCCCCACTTCCGGTACGAGCATCACGAGGACCATCGGGCGATTCTGGACGGTATCGCCAACCGGGACCTGACGTTCA is a window from the Halorussus sp. MSC15.2 genome containing:
- a CDS encoding glycosyltransferase family 4 protein, producing MTKSKYSDPFSDTRLGLIYSDLRTQGGQEEVIRILAEALNAPIYTLDYEPEKFDKRAQEVFRHRVRKIPPEEGVGDSPTDFFEPQGAEYKQIASLSNLREADTDRIVCDGLIAISVKGAVMAEHAGIPYITFLDHPGKVITDYFWETLDNKDRWRDKLKFLKRRWVHSRAYKQACLDGEGMMANSERTKQLVVDDWGFDPDDIDVVYPPIDTEKFTPGEPERDVLDLNRYFLAPQRVEAYKNIHTLVEAAKLAQEHLVIVGTGTLESYVRKEAQYSKYVHYLGYVDDDVLRDLYRDATATMQGVLREDFGMVPVESMACGTPCLLPGSGGFNETVGPGYDGDVAPTQTTPRGRLVDPEEFDHYELAGEMQAFDPEEFDAEHLVETAQQYDVDNFVSGIERNLDALDL